One window from the genome of Planktothrix serta PCC 8927 encodes:
- the hisH gene encoding imidazole glycerol phosphate synthase subunit HisH, whose translation MSVIAVIDYNMGNLHSVCKGLEKAGANPQVTDSATVIKNADGVVLPGVGSFDPAMQHLRSRHLVEPIQEVIASGVPFLGICLGLQILFESSEEGQEIGLGIFPGTVRRFQSEPGLTIPHIGWNQLSLTQPNLPLWKSIGSQPWVYFVHSYYVAPTDSNLTSASIQHGSQIITAAIAKNNVMAVQFHPEKSSTTGLKILDNFVELVHGKTQNLEMRNPVSV comes from the coding sequence ATGTCTGTGATTGCGGTTATCGATTATAATATGGGGAATTTGCACTCCGTTTGCAAAGGCTTAGAAAAAGCAGGTGCAAACCCTCAAGTGACTGACTCAGCAACGGTGATTAAAAATGCTGATGGGGTTGTATTACCCGGAGTGGGTTCTTTTGACCCCGCTATGCAACATTTGAGATCCCGTCATTTAGTAGAACCCATTCAAGAAGTCATTGCTTCAGGTGTGCCCTTTTTAGGCATTTGTTTAGGCTTACAAATCCTGTTTGAATCTTCAGAAGAAGGTCAAGAAATAGGTTTAGGAATATTCCCCGGAACAGTGCGACGTTTTCAGTCAGAACCGGGATTAACCATTCCCCATATCGGTTGGAATCAATTATCTTTAACTCAACCCAATTTACCTCTATGGAAAAGTATTGGTTCTCAACCTTGGGTTTATTTTGTTCATTCTTATTATGTTGCTCCAACTGATAGTAATTTAACCTCCGCCAGCATTCAACATGGGAGTCAAATCATCACGGCTGCTATTGCTAAAAATAACGTGATGGCTGTACAATTTCACCCCGAAAAATCCTCCACTACCGGATTAAAAATTTTAGATAATTTTGTAGAATTAGTTCACGGTAAAACTCAAAATCTTGAGATGAGAAACCCGGTTTCTGTATAA